The nucleotide window CGTCGAACATTTCCTCAAGAAGCTCTAACCCTTTAGGAGTTATCTCCACAAAGGTTTTCTTTCCGGAGACTTCCTTCTTTAAATAGCCGTTTTTTTCCAGGCTTTCAAGCCTTCTCATTACTGACTGGGGAGAGGTGTTTAATTCCCTGGAAAGCTCTCTGAGAGTAACCCTGACCTTATCCCCGATGGCACCTTTCTTGGCGAGGGAAATGAGCAGCTTAATATCTTCCATTTTCAGCACCCTTGGAAAGTTTATCCGCAATTCTAAGAGGTTTTGGATAGCCGTTTTCATTAATCATTTCAACAATCATCTTTGCGGAGTCAAGGTCAATTAAGTTGCCAACACTTACATAAGCTTTTCCCACCTTTACGAAGTCTTTTGTATTGGGCAAGGGGCGTTTTGCGACTCCTATTGTGGGTTTATTGATAAGGACACCTACATGCGAAGCCAAGCCATACCCTCTTGGATGAGCCTTTCCGTGCCCCTCCACGAGGAGGACATCGAACTTTTCACCCTTTACCAGCATCAAAATTGGTCTCGTTTCTCTCAAGAAAAAGTAGGTGGGGATGTAGGGAAAATTTACCTCCGTTTCGATAACTTTCGTTTTTAAAACTTCACAGGAAGGGAAAGAACACAAAACAAAAGCTCCCTTCGCGTGGTTTCCCTTATAAGACACATCAACCGCAGCGACACTCTTAACCTCTGAGATATCCAGCGGCTGTTCTACGATTTTTCTGCTCAGCTTTCTTTGAAGTTCTGCAATCTTTTTAAGATCCATCTCTCCACTCCTCAAGCTTCTTTTCCAGGTCTTTGTTGACTTTTGCCCTTGTCAGGTCTTCAAGAGTCCTTTCCAGAACATATCTTGCCTGATCCTGCTTTTGCCTTATGTTTACAAGCCCTTTGGGATATTCAAGAGTAACAAGCTCATCGTAAACTTTCTCCATGAAAGCGTAGACTTCCTGAGCCTCCTCTAAGTCTCCTTTCAGCAAGAGAGTTAGAAAATATCTCCTTAGCTCTCCAATGAAGTCTCCAATTCCAAGGGCATAGTCGGCCTCGGGGATTCCAATCTCCTTTGGAGAGGGAAAGTCTTTTCCAAGGAGATAGCAGTAGAAAAGTAATGCCTCAACGTACTCTTGGTGTGCGCTCTGAACGTAGCCCGTGAAGTAGAGGTCCTCATGACCTTTGAGCTTCTCTTTTAGTTTTTTAACGAGCTCTTCAGCTTTTTCCAGTCTCTCCTTTGCGGTCTTGATCTCTCCTCTATGCAGGGCTTTTATTGAGTCTCCGCTCAGCCTTACGATGTCCCGGGTAAGCTTGAGTGCCTCCTCCCGCAGTTCATCTTTTTTATCAAGAACTTCTCTTATCTCGGCTATTATCTCAGAAATGTTCATTCCTCACCACCGAAAAGATTTCGATTACAAGAATAAAAACCTTCTTATGTGGGCTTGGCGTATCCCACCGCTGTCATCGTTAGCCTTTCGGCAACCTCAAGCGGCCCCGGAGGCCAAGCCCTGTGCGCCCGGCATCGTCCCCCAGATTCACAGCTGCCCAGACGCTCCTCCGGTCGGGCTACCGGGCGTGTCGGATGCCATTATAATACTCTGCAGAGAGAAATTTTAATTTTTCTATTTCCAATAACTGCCAGTTATATCTTGGCATTGACATCATGCCGAAAAATATATAAATGCACCCTCTGACTATGCACGTAAGAATTCATTTGAGGTGATGCTCATGGTTGAAAAGAAGAGAAACATCATAGTTGAAGAGCTCGTGAGGACTCCTGTTGAGATGCAAAAGGTAGAGCTCGTAGAGAGAAAGGGAATAGGTCACCCAGACAGCATAGCCGATGGAATAGCGGAAGCCGTTAGCAGAGCCCTTTCAAGAGAGTACATAAAGAGGTACGGAATTATTCTCCACCACAACACAGACCAGGTTGAAGTTGTTGGAGGAAGGGCTTATCCAAGGTTCGGCGGCGGTGAAGTGATAAAGCCGATATACATCCTTCTCTCAGGTAGAGCGGTTGAGTTTGTTGATAAAGAAATGTTCCCCGTTCATGAAGTGGCAATCAAGGCAGCAAAGGACTACTTAAGGAAGGCAGTTAGACACCTAGACGTAGAAGAGCACGTGGTCATTGACTCAAGAATAGGACAGGGAAGCGTTGATCTGGTTGGTGTTTTCAACAAAGTCAAGGAGAACCCGATACCCCTCGCAAACGACACATCCTTTGGTGTGGGCTATGCTCCATTAAGCGAAACCGAGAAGATAGTCCTTGAAACTGAGAAGCTCCTCAACAGTGAGAAGTTTAAGAAGGAATGGCCAGCCGTTGGTGAGGACATCAAGGTTATGGGACTCAGGAGAGGAGACGAGATTGACCTTACAATTGCCGCTGCCATAGTTGACAGCGAGGTTCAGAACCCACAGGAGTACATGGAAGTCAAGGAGGGAATATATAACGCAGTTAGGGAGCTCGTTTCCCAATACACAGAGAGAAAGGTCAACATTTACGTTAACACTGCTGACGACCCAGAAAACGACATCTACTACATAACCGTTACGGGAACTTCAGCAGAGGCTGGAGATGACGGTAGCGTGGGTAGAGGGAACAGAGTAAATGGTCTCATTACTCCAAACAGGCACATGAGTATGGAGGCAGCGGCCGGTAAGAACCCCGTCAGCCACGTGGGTAAGATATACAACATCCTCTCTACCTTAATAGCAAACGACATTGCCGAGCAGATAGAAGGGGTGCAAGAAGCCTACGTGAGAATTCTCAGCCAGATAGGAAAGCCAATTGACGAGCCTCTTGTCGCAAGCATCCAGGTAATTCCAAAGCCGGGCTACAAAGTTGAGCAGTTCGAGAGACAGGCCTATGAAATCGCAGACGAGTGGCTTGCAAATATAACAAAAATACAAAAAATGATACTGGAGGACAAAGTTAACGTCTTCTGATTTAGCCGGCGCTCTTTTTCATCTTTTCTTGCATGAGAATTCTCAAAATTCTTGCTTCTTCAAGCATAAGTTTTTCCTTTTGTTTCCTAATAATCTCAAGTTTCTTCTGCAAAAGCCTATCTTCCTTCATAAAGAACCACCAGAACATATACGCTTTGCTTCCTTAAAAATTTTTCGATTAACGACTAATTTTACATCGACAAAAGACGTAAAAAACCATATCTTTAAAAACCTTGGGTCAATAAATTAGATAGAGGTGAGAGAACATGATAATTGCCGTGAGCGGGACACCCGGAGTTGGAAAAACAACTGTAGCAAAACTTTTAGCCAAAAAATTGGGTTACGATTACGTAGACCTTAGAGAGTTCGCCCTAAAACACGGTATCGGCGAGATGAAGGGAGAAGAACTTGAAGTTGAAGTTGATGAACTCGCCTATTATGTTGAAAAAGCGCTCAAAGACAAGGATGTGGTACTTGACGGGCACCTGAGCCACCTGATGCCAGCCGATCAGATTATAATACTCAGAGCTCATCCAAAACTGGTAGGAGAACGTTTAAAGGAGAGAGGATACAGCGAGGAAAAAATAGCCGAAAATGTCGAGGCAGAGCTCGTTGACGTGTGCCTTTTAGAGGCCATAGATGAAAACGAGAACATCATAGAAGTAGATACCACAAACAAATCTCCCGAAGAAGTCGTGGAAGAAATCCTGGACTTCCTGAATAGGGGAATAAAAAGAAGAGTAGGCATAGTTGACTGGACTAAAGTGTATGACGAAGTACTTCCATATCTGAAACTTGGAGGTGATGACGAATGGGCGTAGGCCTGTGGATTAGAACAGGAGTTTTGATGGCATTCCTTACTGGCCTATTAATGGCTATAGGCTATGTTCTGGGCAATGAGACTGGAATGCTCTTTGCTTTCATCTTCGCTTTGATGATGAACTTCTTCAGCTACTGGTACAGCGATAAAATCGTTCTCACATGGTATAGGGCAAGAATTCTGGAAGAAGATGAAGCCCCAGAGCTCTATGAGATAGTGAGGGGATTGGCTCAAGAAGCAGGAATCCCCACGCCAAAAGTGGCAATAGTACCAACTGAAACACCAAACGCCTTTGCAACCGGCAGAAATCCAAAGCATGCTGTGGTTGCAGTCACTCAGGGGCTGTTGAGACTCCTAAATAGGGATGAACTTGAAGGAGTAATAGCGCACGAGATAAGCCACATAAAGAACAGAGACATACTCATCCAAACTCTAGCGGCAGTATTGGCTGGAGCAATAATTATGGTGGCGAGATGGGCCGGATGGATGCTCTGGCTCGGAGGATTTGGAGGAAGGGATAGGGATAGAGACGCAGGGAGTGCTTTGGGAGCTATACTCTTGATAGTACTCGCTCCGATAGCCGCGATGCTAATTCAGATGGCAATAAGCAGGGCAAGGGAATACCTGGCAGATGAAACCGGAGCAAAGATAAGCGGAAAACCGTGGGCTCTTGCAAGGGCCCTTGAGAAGATTGAATACGCTGTCTCGATGAGACCCCTCAGAGATGGAAACCCGGCAACTGCCCACATGTTCATAGTAAACCCATTCAGGGGAGTCAGCTTTGCAGAGCTGTTCTCAACACACCCGCCAACCCAGAAAAGAATCGAAAGGCTCAGGAAGATTGCGGAAGAAATGGGAATTGCCTTTTGATTTCATTTCTAATTTTCTTGAAACCATCGAAATTGATTTATATTTTTAAAACGTAGATTTTGTTGATGATCAGTATAAAACGATTGATGCTACCGGCTCTTGTGATACTGTTGCTTTTCTCGGCCTATTATGCCAGCACCATTAGAGACGACTCTGAGAATAACTCTCAAACTTGGGATGAAAATGACCTCTACCTCTGGAGGACAAAAATTGAGCGCTTGGCTGTGAATTCAAGCTATGGAATCGGTGCAGTATGGCTTGGAAAGGACAGCATTGTGAGGGACAACTACATCCACATTGCAATAAGCCCGTATGGAAACAAAGAAGCCCTCATGAAGGCTATTAAAGAGCAGGGCATCCCCCTTGAGGCTGTTAAAATAGAAGTCCGGGGAGAATACGACGAGGACTTCACAAAACCGGAACCTCTTTGTCCCGTGAACTATACCCACAACCGGGCGGAGGACGTTGAAGGAGATGTAAGAATATACACAAGCTTTGGAACAAGCGGGATGTACTATCTCAAACTGCTTTCATGTGAAGAGGAGGGAAACAGGTTAAAGCTCACTTTCAAGCTGTGGAAGTGCAATCCCGCATCCATTATGTGCACTTCAGACATCACGTTTCCATCGTTTGAAATCAAGTTTTTGAAAGACTATCAAAACGTGGAAGTTATAGTTCTGGCAGATAGTTGGGAGGGAAAAAGAACTGGCATCTATATATTTGATCTTTCCCGCAAGCCTCTTTGGGTTCTTTATGAAGGCTCCGAGAAAAGAGAGGAGATGTACATCTATAGAGACGGCTGGATTAGAGTTCTTTACGCCCATCCATCAAAGGAAGCACTTGAAGAGATTGGCAGCCCTTACATCCAGCTTTATCCTTGGGAGCTTTTTGAAAAGTATGGGTACAATCAGACGAGGCTTAATCAGGAAGTCTTGGCAATTGCGGAAGAAAAAGGGTACATTGCAGAGGAAAAAGAACGGCTGGTATTTGTTTACGTCCCAGACTTCAGTAAAGAAACTCTGCAAAAGATAGAGGACGATTTTGGAGAGTATGTTCAGGCAATAGTATTGAGGAGTGGATAGCTATTCAACCTTTCGAGAGAAAGCCTTAAAAACTCTCTTCCCAGCTCAAAACGATGGCCATGAGGACGCTCACTGACGTTTTCAGGGAACTTCTAAGAGAGAAGGGTATAGACAAAGTCGGGAGCCTCTCTAGAAGAATCCCCAAAAGGTCTTCAGAAAAACCGCTCCAGGAAATTGCCCTAGCCCTTCTTGAAGAAAAAGGGGTAATTGTAAAAGTAAAAGAACCCACGACAATAGCATGGGACTTGGAAGGAAAGCCTACAAGAGGAGCGCTTTTTGCGTACATACCTTTGAGCTCTTCTCATCTCGAAAAGTTTGAAATCGTAATTACCGGCAAAGACCTCAAGGAAAAGCTTTCTCAGCTCAGCTACCCTTATTTCATAATCGACCTCATGCACTGGGAGAAGCACACGGAAAAAGAAAAGAAGAAGGTTGCCCTTCAAGCGTCTCAAAGCTACGGGGTTATTAGGGATTACCTCTGGGGTGAACGCTTGGCTCTTACGTGGGTCAACGAAGAGTTCAAGGAAATGGCGAACTTTCCATTAGATAAGGTAACTGCCTACGAGGGGCCGACGTGGGAGTTCCTCAACGAAAAGGGGATAGAAACGGTTGTGCTTCTCGATCCATGGGCCGAGAAAGACCTGAGCGAGGAGGACTTCTCAGCGGGTGCATTCATAATCGGCGGAATCGTCGATACCGGAGGAACGAAGAAGAAAACCACTCCAAAAATAGGAGAGGAGCTCGAAAAGAGAGGCATAAAAGTCCTGAGGAGAAAAATCTCGCTAAAAGGGGATATAATCGGCGTCCCCGATAGGATAAATCTTATCCTTGAAATCCTGCTCAAGATGGTTTTGGAGGGCAAACCTATGGATGATGCTGTTTTAGAAGTTCAGTCGCCACTCCACGCGAAGTGGAGACTAAGGAAAGAGCTTCCAAAGCACAAGAAGAGGTTTTTAATAGGCGGAAAGAAGTTTCTGGTTGTTGAAAAAGAGCTCTTTGATGAGTACTCAAAGTGGCTCAATATAAGGTGGGAGGACTTCGTTCAGGTCTTGAGGGAGCTTGGCTTCGTAGCCCTTGAAAGGAAGAGGATCCAGCATCTTAATAAGATCTCAACTCCCAGACTAATCAACGGTAAGCTCTACAGGGTTATTCTGCTGAAAAAGGCCATGATGCTGTGCTATAACTGCTGAGCTGTTTCTGTTTTTATTTCCGAAAACCTTATAACTTATGGTACCGTAAGTTACTTACGGGGGCGTAAGTGCTATGCTATTTGACCTGAGACCCAAAAGGAGAAGGGAAGAAATATTTGATAGGGAGAAGGAATTCGAAGAGCTCGAAAAAAGCTTAAATACCTACCCACTAACCCTCATATTGGGAATTCGGCGGGTTGGAAAGAGCTCCATTCTGCAGGCTTATCTAAATGAAAATCCTGGAATTTTGATTGATTGCCGGGAACTTTATGCAGAAAGCGGACATTTAACAAAAGAGGACCTCATAAAAGAACTTCAATCAAAAGCGGGGCTGCTAGAGAAGATAACATCAAAATTCAAAATTTCACTCGACCTGAAATTCATGACTATGGAACCTAGGGAAAGTTCCTTAAGGGAAGTCTTCAAAGAACTTAACAAAATCGGGGAGGAGCTAGGAAGATTTGTAATAGCTTTTGACGAGGCTCAATATCTCCGGTTCTATGGCTCAAGAGGGGGAAAAGAACTTTTAACACTGTTCGCTTATGCCTATGATAACCTTCCAAACCTGAGATTAATCTTAACGGGTTCGGAAATTGGACTTCTCCACGATTTCCTTGATATAACAAACTATGAGAGCCCGCTTTATGGAAGACCCGTTGGAGAGATTATTGTGGAACCTTTTAACAGAGAGACTTCTTTTGAGTTTCTCAAACATGGATTTAAAGAAGCTGGAGCTGAGATTAGCGAAGAAGAAATAAAAAAGGCCGTAGGGCTTTTAGATGGAGTACCCGGTTGGCTTGTGACTTTTGGGGTAGAATATCTAAAGGATAAGGACTTTGAAAAAGCCATCCAGAGAACATTTAAGATCGCAAGGGGTCTCGTGATCGGAGAATTAAAGGAACTGGAGCGAAGGAGCCCGAGATATGTCGAAATTCTGAATGCCATAGCCCTTGGATACAGCAGGTGGAGTCTTATACGAGACTATTTAAGGGTAAGGGGGGATAGAATACCCGAACCGAGACTTTATACGTTGCTCGAGAACTTGAAAAAAATGAGCTGGATAATTGAGGAAAACGAAACTTACAAGATAGCAGACCCCGTTGTTGCAACTGTATTACGGGGAAAATAAAAAGTGTCAGAAGAAGAGGATAACAGCATCGCCAACGACTGCCGTTTCTACCTCTTCACCTTCGCTGAACACTGCCTTTCTTATGACGACATCTTCCTTGTCAAGCTCAACCTTCTGCCCTTCTACTTCGAACTCGACTTTTCCTTGTTCCTTAAGCGTTCTTGCAACTTCTTCTGCATTTTCCTTAAGATAAGCAGTTATCTTTGGCACGAGCTTTCCATACTTTGGCCCAACGGTCTTGAAGTTCGGCTTGATTTCGGTTATCCTCTCCTCAAGCTCCGGCTCGCCCTTGATTATCTCGAGCTTTTCGATGTTCATTGTTCCGGCAATGTCCTTTTCAATTGCCTTAACCATGTCATAGCTGTCGGTTGCATAGATTGCCACGTGTTTGAGCTTGGCGTTCAAAGCCAGGCCGTGGGAGTTCTTGTATCTCCTCATAGCCCCAACTATTTCGCTGGCGAGCTTTCCAAGCTTTTCTGCCTCTTCATCTATTCTGTCCTCCCTATAAGTGGGCCAGCTGAGGAGGTGCACGCTTTTAGCTCCAACTTTATCCTTGAACATCTCTTGGTAGAGTTCCTCGGTTATGTGTGGAGCGAGCGGTGCAAGCAGGAGGGTTAGGTTGTATAGAAGCTCGTACAATGCGACCTTAGCCTTTAGCTTGCTTTCCTCATCTTCTCCATAGAGGCGGTGCTTTATCATCTCGAGGTAGTCATCCGCAACCTCGTGCCATACGAAAGTCATGAGCTCTCTCGTGAGCAGGTTGAAGCGGTACTTTTCGAGCTCTTCTGTTGCGAACTTTATCAGTCTGTGCAATCTCGAAAGTATCCACCTGTCGAGGGGCTCAAGCTCAATATCCTTGTATTTCTCGTAGTCGAAGTCCGTGATGTGTCTTTCGGCAAAGCGGAAGATGTTCCACAGCTTCTGGAGGAAGCGGTAATTGTAGTCAACTATCTCCCACTTGAACGGGTGATCCTCTCCCGGAGGTGCCAAAGCTGTCCATAACCTTAGGGCATCTGCTCCGTACTTTGGAATCACTTCCTCCGGTGAGACAACGTTTCCATAGCTCTTGCTCATCTTTCTTCCGTCTGGTCCGGCCACCATACCGTTGATAAGGATGTCGTGCCAAGGTTTCTGCCCGGTGAGCATATAAGTTCTGAAGATGGTGTAGAACGCCCACGTCCTTATGATATCAGTTCCCTGCGGCCTCAGTGAAGTTGGGAAGTTGTGCTTGAACCACTTCTCATCTCTTTGCCACTTGCTTATGACTAAGGGGGTTATGCTCGAGTCCACCCAGCAGTCAAGGACGTCCTTTACGCCCTCTAAGTTTGTGCTTCCACACTTCGGACACTTATCCACTGGAGGTTTGTCGAATCTTGGATCTACTGGCAGGTCTTCTTCTCTCGCTGGGATTATCTCGCCACAATCCCTACACACCCAGAAGGGAATTGGTGTTCCAAAGACTCTCTGTCTGCTTATTACCCAATCCCAATCCATGCTCTCCGCCCAGTCCTTGAGCCTTAGGAACATGTCCTCCGGATACCACTTAATCTGCTCTGCCACTTTAACTATCTCATCCGTGAAGTCCTTCACCTTGATGAACCACTGCTTCTTTGGCAACAGCTCAATCGGCGCCATACATGAACTTCTTTCCGTGTGTCTCAATACACGGTGATGTACTTTTTCTTTCTTATAGAGAAGACCCATCTCTTCGAGGTCTTTTGCTATCGCTTTCCTTGCCTCTTCGGTCGTTAGTCCCTTATACTTGCCGGCGTTCTCGTTCATTCTGCCGTCTTCACTAATCGCTATAATCACGGGCAAGTTGTAGCGCTTCTGCCACACTACGTCCTGCTCATCACCGTAAGTACAGTTGTAAACAGCTCCCGTTCCAAAGTTCGGATCCACATCCTCATCCGCTAATATGGGTACTTCTCTCTCAAATATCGGGAGCTTTACCTTCTTACCAACCTTATCCTTATAGCGCTCATCCTCAGGGTGAACGAATACGGCTACACATGCTGGCATGAGCTCAGGTCTTGTGGTGGCTATTGGTATGTAGTCATCTTCTCCAGCAATAGGAAGCTTGATGTAGTAGAGGTAGCCATCCTCTTCAACGTATCCTACTTCTGCCTTTGCAAGGCTTGTCCTGCACCTTGGGCACCAGTAAACCGGGTGTTTGTCCTGGTAAAGGAGACCCTTCTTGTAGAACTCGAGAAGGGATTTCTGCACCAGAGCTTTGTAGTCATCATCCATTGTGTGATATTCTAGATCCCAGTCCGCAGAATAGCCTATTCTAATGAACTGGTTCCTCATAGATTCTATAGCCTGCCATGTCCATTCTATACACTTCTTGAGAAACTCCTCTGGCTGGTCTTTACTTATCCCAAACTCTTTCTCCACTTTAAGCTCCGTTGGAAGGCCATGGTTATCAAAGCCCTGCGGGAAGAGGACGTTGTAGCCTCTCATTCTCTTATACCTTGCCACGATGTCAATCCACGTATGGCTCAGCACGTGGCCTAAGTGCAGGGTACCGCTCGTAAACGGCGGCGGAGTATCTATGGAATAAGCCGGCCTCTTTTCATCGAGCTCGTATTTGTAGATTTTCTCCTCAAGCCAGAACTTCTGCCACTTTGGTTCTATCTCATTTGGATCGTAGGTCTTCGGGAGCATTTCTATCACCTCTTTTGAAGATGTTTAACCTATCAAAAGCGTACCTTAAAAAGGTTAATCCTTCCGGCGGCGGTGAGAGAAAGTTCACTAACCAGAAAAGGAAGAATCTTTTTTCAATAAATTCAGCAATCGGTGTGGCGATTGACGATATGCACCACCAGAAAATAAAGGGGATTTGGGGTTTAAAAAGTTTACTTTTTCTTTCCAAAAGCCTCGCCCCTTTAGGGCGAGGATGCAGTAATTGGAAAACCAGCCTAAAGGCAGGAGAGCACTCTACCAGAACACTTAAATACTAAAACATGCTACTAAATACAGGTGAGTGGAGTGGGAGTAATCACCATCTCCGTTGATGATGAGGTCGAAAAGAAATTTAGAGAACTCGTGGCGAAAAAATACGGGAAAATCCGAGGAGCTTTGGGAGTAGCTGTGACTGAAGCTATGAAGCTCTGGATTAAAAAAGTTGAGAGCGAGGAAAATGAAGCGGACGGTAACCGTTAAGCTCCAGCCCTCAAAAGCCCAAGAGAAAACCCTCAAAGAGTTAGCCCTAATCAGCTCCAAAGTCTGGAATAGAGTAAACTACCTCCGCAGGCAAGAATTCTTTGAGGGAAAACCAATAGACTTCAACAAAACCGAGAAAATAGCTTATGAAGAGTTTAAATCCGAAATCGGTTCCGCAACAGTTCAGCAAATTTGCAGGAAAAATGCTGAAGCCTGGCGTTCCTTCTTCTCCCTCATCAGGAATAAACGGAACGGAGAACTCCCCAACTGGCTTAAACCAAAACCGCCGAACTACTTGAAAGATAA belongs to Thermococcus bergensis and includes:
- a CDS encoding endonuclease V, with amino-acid sequence MDLKKIAELQRKLSRKIVEQPLDISEVKSVAAVDVSYKGNHAKGAFVLCSFPSCEVLKTKVIETEVNFPYIPTYFFLRETRPILMLVKGEKFDVLLVEGHGKAHPRGYGLASHVGVLINKPTIGVAKRPLPNTKDFVKVGKAYVSVGNLIDLDSAKMIVEMINENGYPKPLRIADKLSKGAENGRY
- a CDS encoding translin family protein, producing the protein MNISEIIAEIREVLDKKDELREEALKLTRDIVRLSGDSIKALHRGEIKTAKERLEKAEELVKKLKEKLKGHEDLYFTGYVQSAHQEYVEALLFYCYLLGKDFPSPKEIGIPEADYALGIGDFIGELRRYFLTLLLKGDLEEAQEVYAFMEKVYDELVTLEYPKGLVNIRQKQDQARYVLERTLEDLTRAKVNKDLEKKLEEWRDGS
- a CDS encoding methionine adenosyltransferase, which codes for MVEKKRNIIVEELVRTPVEMQKVELVERKGIGHPDSIADGIAEAVSRALSREYIKRYGIILHHNTDQVEVVGGRAYPRFGGGEVIKPIYILLSGRAVEFVDKEMFPVHEVAIKAAKDYLRKAVRHLDVEEHVVIDSRIGQGSVDLVGVFNKVKENPIPLANDTSFGVGYAPLSETEKIVLETEKLLNSEKFKKEWPAVGEDIKVMGLRRGDEIDLTIAAAIVDSEVQNPQEYMEVKEGIYNAVRELVSQYTERKVNIYVNTADDPENDIYYITVTGTSAEAGDDGSVGRGNRVNGLITPNRHMSMEAAAGKNPVSHVGKIYNILSTLIANDIAEQIEGVQEAYVRILSQIGKPIDEPLVASIQVIPKPGYKVEQFERQAYEIADEWLANITKIQKMILEDKVNVF
- a CDS encoding adenylate kinase family protein; this encodes MIIAVSGTPGVGKTTVAKLLAKKLGYDYVDLREFALKHGIGEMKGEELEVEVDELAYYVEKALKDKDVVLDGHLSHLMPADQIIILRAHPKLVGERLKERGYSEEKIAENVEAELVDVCLLEAIDENENIIEVDTTNKSPEEVVEEILDFLNRGIKRRVGIVDWTKVYDEVLPYLKLGGDDEWA
- the htpX gene encoding zinc metalloprotease HtpX, with the protein product MGVGLWIRTGVLMAFLTGLLMAIGYVLGNETGMLFAFIFALMMNFFSYWYSDKIVLTWYRARILEEDEAPELYEIVRGLAQEAGIPTPKVAIVPTETPNAFATGRNPKHAVVAVTQGLLRLLNRDELEGVIAHEISHIKNRDILIQTLAAVLAGAIIMVARWAGWMLWLGGFGGRDRDRDAGSALGAILLIVLAPIAAMLIQMAISRAREYLADETGAKISGKPWALARALEKIEYAVSMRPLRDGNPATAHMFIVNPFRGVSFAELFSTHPPTQKRIERLRKIAEEMGIAF
- the trm10 gene encoding tRNA (guanine(9)-/adenine(9)-N1)-methyltransferase, whose amino-acid sequence is MRTLTDVFRELLREKGIDKVGSLSRRIPKRSSEKPLQEIALALLEEKGVIVKVKEPTTIAWDLEGKPTRGALFAYIPLSSSHLEKFEIVITGKDLKEKLSQLSYPYFIIDLMHWEKHTEKEKKKVALQASQSYGVIRDYLWGERLALTWVNEEFKEMANFPLDKVTAYEGPTWEFLNEKGIETVVLLDPWAEKDLSEEDFSAGAFIIGGIVDTGGTKKKTTPKIGEELEKRGIKVLRRKISLKGDIIGVPDRINLILEILLKMVLEGKPMDDAVLEVQSPLHAKWRLRKELPKHKKRFLIGGKKFLVVEKELFDEYSKWLNIRWEDFVQVLRELGFVALERKRIQHLNKISTPRLINGKLYRVILLKKAMMLCYNC
- a CDS encoding AAA family ATPase, with product MLFDLRPKRRREEIFDREKEFEELEKSLNTYPLTLILGIRRVGKSSILQAYLNENPGILIDCRELYAESGHLTKEDLIKELQSKAGLLEKITSKFKISLDLKFMTMEPRESSLREVFKELNKIGEELGRFVIAFDEAQYLRFYGSRGGKELLTLFAYAYDNLPNLRLILTGSEIGLLHDFLDITNYESPLYGRPVGEIIVEPFNRETSFEFLKHGFKEAGAEISEEEIKKAVGLLDGVPGWLVTFGVEYLKDKDFEKAIQRTFKIARGLVIGELKELERRSPRYVEILNAIALGYSRWSLIRDYLRVRGDRIPEPRLYTLLENLKKMSWIIEENETYKIADPVVATVLRGK
- a CDS encoding valine--tRNA ligase; the encoded protein is MLPKTYDPNEIEPKWQKFWLEEKIYKYELDEKRPAYSIDTPPPFTSGTLHLGHVLSHTWIDIVARYKRMRGYNVLFPQGFDNHGLPTELKVEKEFGISKDQPEEFLKKCIEWTWQAIESMRNQFIRIGYSADWDLEYHTMDDDYKALVQKSLLEFYKKGLLYQDKHPVYWCPRCRTSLAKAEVGYVEEDGYLYYIKLPIAGEDDYIPIATTRPELMPACVAVFVHPEDERYKDKVGKKVKLPIFEREVPILADEDVDPNFGTGAVYNCTYGDEQDVVWQKRYNLPVIIAISEDGRMNENAGKYKGLTTEEARKAIAKDLEEMGLLYKKEKVHHRVLRHTERSSCMAPIELLPKKQWFIKVKDFTDEIVKVAEQIKWYPEDMFLRLKDWAESMDWDWVISRQRVFGTPIPFWVCRDCGEIIPAREEDLPVDPRFDKPPVDKCPKCGSTNLEGVKDVLDCWVDSSITPLVISKWQRDEKWFKHNFPTSLRPQGTDIIRTWAFYTIFRTYMLTGQKPWHDILINGMVAGPDGRKMSKSYGNVVSPEEVIPKYGADALRLWTALAPPGEDHPFKWEIVDYNYRFLQKLWNIFRFAERHITDFDYEKYKDIELEPLDRWILSRLHRLIKFATEELEKYRFNLLTRELMTFVWHEVADDYLEMIKHRLYGEDEESKLKAKVALYELLYNLTLLLAPLAPHITEELYQEMFKDKVGAKSVHLLSWPTYREDRIDEEAEKLGKLASEIVGAMRRYKNSHGLALNAKLKHVAIYATDSYDMVKAIEKDIAGTMNIEKLEIIKGEPELEERITEIKPNFKTVGPKYGKLVPKITAYLKENAEEVARTLKEQGKVEFEVEGQKVELDKEDVVIRKAVFSEGEEVETAVVGDAVILFF